A single window of Sphingobacterium sp. ML3W DNA harbors:
- a CDS encoding metal ABC transporter permease, whose amino-acid sequence MIAFWIILTGALVAISCGLLGSFLVLRKMSMVGDAISHAVLPGIVIAFLWSGSRDTLPMLLGAGATGLLATFIIEYLHRKARLQTDASIGIVFTFMFAVGIILISTFAGKIDLDQDCVLYGELAYVPINLWILPDGKSIGPQPVYILSVVLLLVILFIYFGYKELKLTSFDPSFAATIGISTALWHYLLMAAVSFTTVSAFESVGAILVITFLIGPPATAYLLTEDLKRMLFITVGIGILVSFTGYWLAYWLNASIAGCMALMTGVVFALAFVYTQFVFKNKKMKLVTGHTLPSQKTA is encoded by the coding sequence ATGATAGCATTTTGGATTATATTGACCGGAGCACTGGTAGCGATTTCCTGCGGATTGCTGGGCAGTTTTCTTGTACTCCGAAAAATGAGTATGGTAGGTGATGCCATCAGTCACGCAGTGCTTCCGGGTATTGTCATCGCCTTTTTATGGAGCGGTAGCCGCGATACATTACCTATGCTTCTTGGCGCAGGAGCCACAGGCTTATTGGCAACATTTATTATTGAATACCTGCACCGAAAAGCCCGCTTACAGACGGATGCTTCCATCGGGATTGTCTTCACCTTTATGTTTGCGGTGGGTATTATCCTTATCAGCACCTTTGCCGGAAAGATAGATCTTGACCAGGATTGTGTGTTGTATGGAGAATTGGCTTACGTACCTATCAATCTCTGGATACTTCCCGACGGTAAAAGCATCGGTCCCCAACCGGTATATATACTTTCGGTCGTGTTGCTTCTTGTGATACTGTTTATATATTTCGGCTACAAAGAACTGAAGCTAACTTCTTTCGACCCGTCCTTTGCTGCCACCATCGGCATTTCTACCGCATTGTGGCATTACCTGCTGATGGCAGCAGTGTCTTTTACCACCGTCAGTGCTTTTGAATCGGTTGGGGCAATATTGGTCATTACTTTCCTTATTGGTCCACCTGCAACGGCTTATTTGCTGACAGAAGATTTAAAGAGAATGCTTTTCATTACCGTTGGTATTGGTATTCTGGTTTCATTTACTGGCTATTGGCTAGCGTACTGGCTCAATGCTTCCATTGCCGGATGTATGGCATTGATGACGGGCGTAGTTTTTGCGCTAGCTTTCGTGTACACACAATTCGTGTTTAAAAATAAAAAAATGAAATTAGTAACAGGACATACTTTGCCTTCGCAAAAAACAGCGTAG
- a CDS encoding iron chelate uptake ABC transporter family permease subunit — protein sequence MDNFINFFSFNDPNIKYVVWGSILLSVSAAIVGSFIVLKKKSLVGDAVSHSVLPGICTAFLFTGTKNTSLMLVGAFISGWLSLVTIDYITAKSKIKKDAAIGLVLSVFFALGIVMMTYIQQSGNAAQSGMDRFIFGKAATLVGSDLITFSIIALVLIAVTLAFFKEFTIIAFDENYAEVLGLPVRKLDMLLTSLTVLAVVTGITAVGVVLMAAMLITPAAAARYWTDNIKRMVCLAAIFGAVSGLAGAYISYIAPAMPTGPWMVVVSSLIAFFSFFFAPLGIVPKTMQRNKNSRKMVDENILKLFYQVGEIEDDFNKKRTANELLNFRKMQPTQLKAGLKRLKNQKLLVSDNPYWLLTQNGLEKAKKTVRRHRLWELYLTNYMEIAPDHVHDNAEEMEHYITPELEKQLEKYLDNPETDPHGTVIPK from the coding sequence ATGGACAATTTCATCAACTTTTTTTCATTCAATGACCCCAATATCAAATACGTGGTATGGGGTAGTATCCTGCTTTCGGTAAGTGCTGCCATTGTAGGTTCTTTCATTGTACTAAAGAAAAAATCACTGGTAGGCGATGCGGTTTCCCATTCGGTTTTACCGGGTATTTGTACGGCTTTCCTTTTTACAGGCACTAAAAACACCTCTCTGATGCTTGTCGGAGCTTTCATTTCAGGATGGCTCTCTCTGGTTACGATAGACTACATCACGGCAAAATCAAAAATAAAAAAAGATGCTGCCATCGGGTTGGTGCTTTCGGTATTTTTCGCCCTTGGCATTGTGATGATGACCTATATTCAGCAATCGGGCAATGCCGCACAGAGCGGTATGGACCGTTTTATATTTGGCAAAGCGGCAACACTTGTAGGTAGCGACCTGATAACCTTTTCTATTATTGCTCTGGTGCTGATTGCGGTGACACTGGCATTTTTTAAAGAGTTTACCATTATTGCCTTTGATGAAAATTATGCCGAAGTACTGGGATTGCCTGTTCGAAAATTGGATATGCTACTCACCAGCCTTACCGTATTAGCGGTAGTAACGGGCATTACAGCTGTAGGTGTAGTGCTAATGGCGGCAATGCTTATCACGCCTGCTGCTGCGGCAAGGTACTGGACAGACAACATCAAGCGTATGGTCTGCCTTGCGGCAATATTCGGAGCCGTATCCGGGTTGGCGGGAGCTTATATTTCGTACATCGCTCCGGCAATGCCTACAGGACCTTGGATGGTGGTTGTTTCATCATTGATTGCATTTTTCTCTTTCTTTTTTGCCCCCTTGGGAATTGTTCCCAAAACCATGCAGAGAAACAAAAACAGCCGAAAAATGGTGGATGAAAATATCCTTAAACTATTTTACCAGGTTGGAGAAATAGAGGATGATTTCAATAAAAAAAGAACGGCTAACGAATTGTTGAATTTCCGAAAAATGCAACCTACTCAATTAAAAGCTGGACTGAAAAGGTTGAAAAATCAAAAGCTGCTGGTCAGCGATAACCCCTATTGGCTATTGACACAAAATGGTCTTGAAAAAGCAAAAAAGACAGTCAGGCGGCATCGCTTGTGGGAATTGTATCTGACCAATTATATGGAAATAGCTCCCGACCACGTACACGACAATGCCGAGGAAATGGAGCACTACATTACACCCGAGCTGGAAAAGCAATTGGAAAAATATTTGGATAATCCGGAAACAGATCCCCACGGAACTGTGATACCGAAGTAA
- a CDS encoding metal ABC transporter ATP-binding protein translates to MIIQSENPVLEVHDLTVSYSSKPALWSVDFSLPEGSITGIIGPNGSGKSTLLKSIMGLIPLSSGYVKIFGKELDDVRSRVSYVPQRETVDWDFPVSALDVVLMGRYAKIGMLRSVRSSDRKIAMECLEKVGMTDFAKRQISQLSGGQQQRVFIARALAQEADFYLMDEPFAGVDAATEEAIITLLREMARAKKNVIVVHHDLDTITEYFDWLIMLNMRLVASGPLKQVYIPELLKKTYGTRLSVLAEAGDLLAKDKFSKKG, encoded by the coding sequence ATGATTATCCAATCTGAAAATCCTGTATTGGAAGTACACGACCTCACGGTAAGCTACTCCAGTAAACCTGCTCTATGGAGTGTAGATTTCAGCCTGCCCGAAGGAAGTATTACGGGTATCATCGGGCCAAACGGTTCCGGCAAATCCACTTTGCTTAAATCCATAATGGGTTTGATCCCTTTATCGAGTGGCTATGTGAAAATATTTGGCAAAGAACTGGATGATGTTCGCAGCCGAGTGAGTTATGTTCCGCAACGGGAAACCGTGGATTGGGACTTTCCGGTGTCAGCTCTCGATGTGGTACTGATGGGGCGTTATGCTAAAATCGGAATGCTTCGCAGTGTACGTAGTTCGGACAGGAAAATAGCCATGGAATGTCTAGAAAAAGTGGGTATGACCGATTTTGCCAAACGGCAGATTTCACAGCTTTCCGGCGGGCAACAGCAACGTGTTTTTATCGCAAGGGCATTGGCACAGGAAGCCGACTTTTACTTAATGGATGAGCCTTTTGCCGGTGTGGATGCCGCTACCGAAGAAGCCATCATTACGCTCTTACGTGAAATGGCCCGTGCCAAAAAGAATGTCATCGTGGTACATCACGATTTGGATACCATCACCGAATATTTTGATTGGCTCATCATGCTCAATATGCGACTTGTAGCATCTGGTCCGTTAAAGCAGGTTTATATCCCCGAATTGCTCAAAAAAACTTACGGAACCCGCTTGTCGGTATTGGCAGAAGCCGGTGACTTGTTAGCTAAAGATAAATTTTCCAAAAAAGGATAA
- a CDS encoding metal ABC transporter solute-binding protein, Zn/Mn family, protein MHNHLHSLIVLTVVLLLFSCGESKKTATGEKPYIVTTTGMIADVVENIAGDSALVEAIMHPGVDPHLYKASQGDLKKIMDADYIFYNGLHLEGKMGEILEKQTNVKPVIALGDSIVRGKIISVSENTYDPHIWFNVALWKEAAEVALRSLIKLNPQSTAYYQKNADKYLKELDSLDSWVKTEIASIPEKRRVLITAHDAFNYLGKAYGIDVRGLQGISTMSEIGLRDVTDLVNFIIKNDIPAVFVESSVSDKSLKAVVEGVNNKGKKISIGGNLFSDAMGKKGTPEGTYIGMVKHNVTTIVTALKQ, encoded by the coding sequence ATGCACAATCACTTACATTCTCTTATTGTTTTAACCGTTGTGTTGCTATTGTTTTCCTGTGGTGAATCCAAAAAGACAGCAACTGGTGAAAAACCCTATATTGTAACTACAACAGGAATGATAGCCGATGTAGTAGAAAATATAGCCGGGGATTCGGCACTGGTAGAGGCCATCATGCACCCCGGTGTGGATCCACATCTGTACAAAGCCAGCCAGGGCGATCTCAAAAAAATAATGGATGCTGATTATATCTTTTACAATGGCTTGCATCTTGAAGGAAAAATGGGCGAAATACTGGAGAAACAGACCAACGTAAAGCCTGTAATTGCTTTGGGTGATTCCATAGTCCGAGGGAAAATAATCAGTGTCTCCGAAAATACGTATGATCCCCATATCTGGTTTAATGTAGCTCTTTGGAAAGAAGCTGCGGAAGTAGCTTTAAGGAGCCTCATAAAGCTCAATCCCCAAAGCACAGCATATTATCAGAAAAATGCTGATAAATACCTGAAAGAACTGGACAGCCTTGACAGTTGGGTGAAAACAGAAATTGCATCCATTCCCGAAAAGCGAAGGGTATTGATTACCGCACACGATGCGTTCAACTATCTCGGAAAGGCTTACGGAATTGATGTAAGGGGATTACAGGGTATTTCAACGATGTCAGAAATCGGTTTGCGTGACGTGACCGATCTGGTCAATTTCATTATCAAAAACGATATTCCAGCAGTATTTGTCGAAAGTTCCGTATCGGACAAATCGCTCAAAGCGGTGGTAGAAGGCGTGAATAACAAAGGAAAAAAAATCTCCATCGGAGGTAATCTTTTTTCAGACGCAATGGGTAAAAAAGGAACACCCGAAGGCACGTATATCGGAATGGTAAAACACAATGTTACGACTATCGTAACCGCACTAAAACAGTAA
- a CDS encoding BT0820 family HAD-type phosphatase produces MNLIDPKGKIIAVDFDGTVVEHKYPEIGDEMMYAFATLKALQIKGHRMILWTYRKGKELQDATDFCRKNGMVFYAVNENYHGETAEGDFSRKINADIFIDDRNVGGFLGWDVIWQTLHPESGDYAHQLKNKNAHINYKKKKKSWFRFGR; encoded by the coding sequence ATGAATCTTATTGACCCAAAAGGAAAAATAATTGCCGTAGATTTTGACGGTACTGTTGTAGAACATAAATATCCCGAAATCGGAGACGAAATGATGTATGCCTTTGCTACGCTAAAAGCATTACAAATCAAAGGTCATAGAATGATATTGTGGACGTACAGGAAAGGGAAAGAATTGCAGGATGCGACTGATTTTTGCAGGAAAAATGGAATGGTATTCTATGCGGTCAATGAAAATTATCATGGAGAAACCGCTGAAGGTGATTTCAGCAGAAAAATTAATGCCGATATTTTTATTGACGACCGTAATGTGGGCGGTTTTTTGGGATGGGATGTTATATGGCAAACACTCCATCCCGAAAGTGGCGATTATGCCCATCAGCTGAAGAATAAAAATGCCCATATCAATTACAAAAAGAAAAAAAAGAGCTGGTTTCGGTTTGGAAGATAG
- a CDS encoding 2,3-bisphosphoglycerate-dependent phosphoglycerate mutase translates to MTKLFLVRHGQSRWNLENRFTGWQDIDITELGQSEARQAGLALRNEQIDVAFTSKLVRAQHTLKIMLNEMGKTEMPVIIDGALNERAYGMLEGLNKAETAEKYGTEQVHLWRRSFDIAPPGGESLEDTYNRVIPYFKNCIQPQLQQHKNILIVAHGNSLRALIMYLEHLSPEEILKREIATGEPLTYAYDEHMNAAKC, encoded by the coding sequence ATGACAAAACTATTTTTAGTCCGGCACGGACAATCACGATGGAACCTGGAAAACCGTTTTACAGGTTGGCAGGATATAGATATCACAGAACTCGGACAATCGGAAGCTCGACAAGCCGGTCTAGCTTTACGAAATGAACAGATAGATGTAGCTTTCACATCTAAGCTCGTCAGGGCACAGCATACATTGAAAATCATGCTGAACGAAATGGGTAAAACGGAGATGCCTGTTATCATTGACGGGGCATTGAACGAACGAGCTTACGGAATGCTTGAAGGACTGAACAAAGCAGAAACAGCGGAAAAATATGGTACAGAACAGGTGCATCTATGGAGGCGGTCTTTTGATATAGCTCCACCCGGAGGTGAAAGCCTGGAAGATACTTACAACCGTGTGATACCTTATTTTAAGAATTGCATACAACCCCAGTTGCAACAGCATAAAAATATACTCATCGTGGCACACGGCAATAGTTTACGGGCATTGATTATGTATCTCGAACATCTTTCACCGGAAGAAATCCTAAAGCGGGAAATCGCAACAGGAGAACCATTGACTTATGCTTATGATGAACATATGAATGCTGCCAAATGTTGA